TTATGTGCTATGTGCCCAGTCCGGTGCTAGCTTCCGTGGGAGACACAGGTGAGAGACAAGCCTCAGGGACCCCGAGCCGGCGCCACGTTAGCATTAGCTCTGCCCTCGACCCAGCGAGGGGCACTCAGTGCCACCGTGCACCGGCCCCTGGGACACGCAAGTGCTGAGCGGCCCCCGCCAGCTAGGAGTTCGCAGTCTGGCCTTggggagcccccccacccccccccccaacacagaCACTTCCAAGGTAGGATGGTGGTAAGTGCTGAAAGAGAGGTATGCCTAGCGGGAGCACTGCAAGCCATCTCCTCCTTCCAGGTGGTGGGGCGCAAGGCCAGGGTGCCTTCGTCCAGTAAGGGCAGTGGCCTCGTTCTCCCCCAAGCAGTTCCGCTGCCTGTGGGCTGGGGTGAGTGGTGAGAGTTCAGGTGCTTCCATCGGGGTCTCAGAGAGGAGTGGCAATCCACGAGAGGATTCAGAAGACCCCGCGGACGGTGGACGTGCGCAGCCACACTGCTCATCAGAGCCTACTGGAAGCTTTTTCTGAATCACAGATGCCAGGGCCCACAGAAGTTCTACTGCCGCGGGCAGGAGCCTGGGGGCTTGTGTTTCAAAAGTTACCCACGCTGTGAGAATCACTGCGGTAGAGACCCCGTGTTGAAAAAAAAGCTGTCACAAAGGTGACCACAGTAGGGTGATGACGTCTCTTTGCAGATTTTGGCTACGGAAAGGGGAAATGCACTAAGCAAGGTCCGCCAGGAGCCCAGGAGACACATTTTGGAGGTAGGGTAGTTAGACaagatcctttctttctctctctgcccgacACAAAATGCCAAGCACGCGGCCAATGATGAGTTGTCCATTTGACAGCATGTAACTTTGTGCCCGGAGTCTGaaagaccgggggggggggggggggggggggggcggttagagACCTACAGAGTCCGTCATGATCCTAGGGTAGAAGGAAAGAGGGTACAAGGACAGGGGAAGCCGGGACATGCGGGATGGCAGACGTGGGGAGTCACACTAAAGGGGTCTGAAGAGGCAGCAAGTGCTAGGGGCAACAGGAGTCAGCATCACACAAAGTTGGCACCTGGGCTCTGATGATCGCGGACTGAAAGGGTCGCAGGGTGGCTGGTTAGGGGCcaggagagcgagagggaggccgagaagagagcagggaagaggggctgagtgagcaggggaaggggtggggggcagtgaccCCCGATTTGGCTGCACCTTTGGAACTGATGGCCCCCGGCGCAGGTCGTGCCCCAGGCCAGCTAACTCGGCTGCGTGGGGATGGAGGTGAGTTGTCCTTGTAAAGACCCCCAGGTGATTGCCGTGGGCAGCAAGGTGCAGGAACCAGGGGGAAAGAGAACTCAGAATGTGGATGCGGGTCTGCTTTATTGGCTAGGTTTCTCATTTCTTAGCATTCGCTGAGTTCTGGTGGGGTGACGAGGGTGGCAGTCCTGATTTTAGATGTGGCCGTGTTCTGGAAAGAAACTAACAGGGAAGCTCCCTTTTAACGAGTCTTGGGAGACTTTTTGGATTTGTGACGTGCGTTACCGTTGCAGATGATAAGCTCGAAGATCTTGCTGAGGCCAATCCGTTCTCCTTCAAAGAGTTTCTGAAAACCAAGAACCTCGGCCTGTCGGGAGAAGACACCGCCAACAACAGGGTTTATTCAAAGGTAAATCGAGGCATCGTTTGTGACCATCGTACACAGAGAAACGTCTGGAGGACATCCCTCTCCCGACGTGGGGGACACTGCAGgatccgggggcggggggcggcgcaAAGGGAGCCCACAGCCAACGCCGGTGGGACCCTTTctggctctcctctctcctgggagGCGGGTGGGCCTCTCGTTCCACTGTCAGGGGCCCCCCCGGAAGACCGGCCTCCAGTGGCTTCTGAGTCTGAGCTGTGCGTCTGGCCATCTTCCTTAGGAACCCACGAGGCACCCACTGGGACTCGGCCGCAACTCCCCAACCCCCCAGACCGTGGGGTATGGCCTGGAATATCAGCAGCCGTTTTTCGAAGACCCTACGGGGGCTGGCGACCTTctggacgaggacgaggacgaggacgaagGGTGGAACGGGGCCTACTTGCCGTCCAGTGTGGAGCAGACCCGCTCCTTGGGAGGCGCCGCCAGCACGTCGCCCTGCAGCACATACGTCTCCTTCTTCTCCACCCCGTCGGAGCTGGTGGGGCCCGAGGCCCTGCCCCCGTGGACCCTGAGTGACTCTGACTCCCGCGCCTCTCCGGCGGGGAGCCCCAGCGCAGACTTCGCGGCTCCCGGAGAGTCTCTGGGAGACAGGCACCTGCGGACGCTGCAGATAAGCTACGAAGCAGTAAGTGAGGGGGCCCCACGGCGGCCCCCCGGCCGGCACCCGCGTGTGAGCAGCGCGCTCGCAGAGGACCCCGAGCCTCCTGGTGTCCACGGTGGCCTGGGGTTTTGGCTCCGAGGACAAGACAGTCTGTGGTGCGGCCGTCTGCTAGAGTCCCTGTGCACCGGTCCCCCGCGTTGACTGATCCCGTGTGTGATGTGCCACCTGAAGAGCACTGTGGAGGGCGGTGCGGTGTGGTCTGGCTCAGGCCCTCCGAGGGCCTCCCCTCAGGAAAGGGTCCCCTCCCGGCGGCAGCTCAGGGACACCTCGCCGTGCTCTGACTAGAGGAGATTTCTTAAAGAGGATCATCCCCTAAAAAAGAGTCGCGAGCGCAGTCGGCGTCCGTAACCGGAGGCCTTCCGGAGGAGACACTTCCGCCTGTGCGTTTCCTTCGTGAGTGGACGGGAGGCTGACGGCCTAGAACGTTTCTGTTCATCGGGGAGTTCTGGGACCAAATTACAGAGACGCAGACCCCTTTTGAGTGAGACACCGAGACTCAGAATTTCTAATGagggttttctttctctgcagcTGAAAGATGAAAACTCTAAGCTGAGAAGAAAGCTGACTGAGGTTCAGAGCTTCTCTGAAACTCAAACAGAAATGTATGTAAGCTCTCAGTTAGGACCGCAATTCAAAATGCCTGCTAACACCCGAATCCATTGTAAATCGGTAACGAAGCGATCAGAGTTGAACCGAGTCTAGCCTTCGTCACGTGCAGGTCCTCCGCCTCAGACGCGTGTCTGGTTCTGCACGAAAGTTTATTTTGAGCGTTAGACCCCAACCGAGCACACTTGATAAGGACAGCCGAACTGGTGATCGGGAGCCAGCTCGGGACGCTCTCGGGGGCTCCCGCCGAGGCAGCGGGCTCTCGGGGTTTTCAGCCAACCCGCCCGACCTAACTGCCTCTCGGACGCATTCTGAGAGCCGGATGCGTGAGTTGGCAGTGACTTGGTCTCCTGTCTCCCAAGGGTGAGGACGCTGGAGCGGAAGctggaagcaaaaatgataaagGAGGAGAGTGACTACCGAGATCTGGAGTCGGTGGTCCAGCAGGTGGAGCAGAACCTGGAGCTGATGACGGTACGAGGGGCCGGGGGGCATTGTGACGCGCCGGGCGTGACCCTCTGTCGTCAGCCCACAGAGGCGCAGTGAGCAGGGGTCCCTCACAATGGGCCCACCTGCTGGGCAGAGCAGCACCCCGTGAGGGTATCTCACCACATTGCTGGTTAGCGATgcctccttgtttttgtttttatgacagAAACGAGCCGTAAAGGCGGAAAATCACATCCTGAAACTGAAGCAGGAAATAAGCTTGCTGCAGGTGATTGAACGGCAGGGATACAAACCCGGGGGACCTCCCCAGCAGCGGGAACCCCTGTATTCGGGCCGTGCAGGctttccccaaccccccccccccaccccccacctcaagTGAAAGAAGCAGCCCGGTCGTTCTGGCCCCGTGTTTTCTGCTCACCGAGAGGGTCGTGGGCATTTGCTGTGTCATCTGGGACAGCACGGATGCTGACCCGAATTTCTCATTCCTGTGGAGGAGCGCTGAGGACAGACTGAAGGACAGGACAGGCCCGTGTCCTCTAAGAGCCCCCTCAGCAGAGAGGGGCTTTTGCGGGGGCTagccctgtcccccaccccccaccccctcctcctctgctgagGGTGCCGTGGTCAGTTTTAGTTGGACTGCCTTTCAGACGCTCTCTTCTGCAGCCGCAAAAGCCCTTTCCCGCTCTCGCCCACCCTCCAGGCGCAGGTCTCTAACTTCAAGCGCGAGAATGAGGCCTTGCGGTCCGGCCAGGGTGCCAGCCTGACAATAGTGAAGCACAACACCGACGTGGCCTTGCAGAACCTTCGCGTCGTCATGAACAACGCCCACTCCTCCATAAAGTGAGCGCTGGGGAGCTGAGGGCGCCTCGGCACGGGCGGGGGTGAGGCGGTGTCCCCGGGGAGGCGGATTCCCTTCGCGCAGGGTTTCAAGCCATGACCGCACCCCGAGCAGTGGACGGGGCTCTGGGAACAGAAGTGCGCTTGACGGTCCTATTAACCCCGAGGCCACTCGATGCGTACCCGACCGGCGGGCTCAGGAATCGTCTGCATGGCAATAGCCGTGTTCACCTGAGCGCTGACGTCAGACACGAGTCCTGCCTCCCTCACCTACGAAATGTCACAAAATGTCGCAGTTCTGAATGGGGACGAGTCACAGCGTTTCCCTCTTGTCCTAAGAAGCAAAGAGGTTCTTAGGAGGCCCCTGGGAAGGGTCCGCTGTGGTGGCTCCCACTGCGCGTCCCCGTCTGTGTGCCACGGGCCGAGCTCCACAAGGGTGGTGGCGGCCAGGCCCACCGCGGGCGCCTCTGGGGCAGAGGGGCCCCCACCCAAAGCCTGCTTTTCACCCTGGAACTTTGCTTTGTTGCTTCTGACGTTGCCCAGCCGTGGTAGCGGACGGTAACATCCACGTTTCCGTTTCAGGCAGCTGGTTTCTGGAGCTGAAACGTTGAATCTTGTGGCCGAAATCCTTAAATCCATAGACAGAATTTCTGAAATtcaagatgaggaagaggagtcTTGAGAACTCTGAGGTGCTTCCAGGTCGCAGCCCTGCTTACGTCCGGACGCCGCCGCTCGCCGGGTTGGAAAATGCCGTTGTGTCTTTAAGTACGTCGTCCTCGGCCGTAGTAAAAATACTCACCGTGCCGCTAATTTCGTGACCTAAATAGCCCTAACAGCCAGCTGCAGTGAGGAGCCCCCCGCGTGGGAGAGCTGCACCTGGTTTCTACGCGACCCTTCCTGGCGAGCTCCCGCTACTTGGTGGACATGCTCTATCGGAAGACGTTTCTGTGAAAGCCAGTGATATTTTGAAGTTACTAAACGTGAAAACGGCAGTTCTGTAATAAGTGTTTTCCGTCGTCATTCCAGAATGTCGATCGTAAGATAAGTTCAGTCGATCGTCCTTGATTCCGTAAGGAGAGGGAGTAAGGTGAGCCGTGGCTCCGTGCTCGCCTCCCAAGGCCCTAATGCCTCTGTGACCTCACTTGGTGCCCCGGCTGGCTCAGAGTCCCCTCCTGGGGCCTCACGGGCGGCTCGTACAGTTGGAGACCTGAGCCTGGCTGCTGTCCTTCCGCGGGGTCCCAGGTCACACAGGCGCGCCACTGGGTGCGACCATCTAAACGCATCTGTGGGCCTTCGGATTTGAAAAGCTGCTTCGGCTGGAGGGTTTTGATACACGTTTCGAGTGGCATCTTGTACAATGAAGTTTGGAATTCAGGGATTGAGACTGTGTGCGCAGCCTTCCTGGGTCAGCACGAGGTCTCCCGGGGTGCTTTTCCAGCTGCTTTCCAATGTAGGGGGCGCACCATACGCctttttggccatttttctctagatgttattttttaaaataaatttccttttgttctgttcAGATGGACCGCTTTCCTATTTAATAAACCGTAAAACTCACACGGactgtccctttttttttccaatttaactGCTTCTTTACGCTTAAGAAACCTAGTACCGTTCTCTGACTTTAGGGCATGCGTCTTGTCGTAACGGGTGATTTGTGCTGACAAATTGAGTGTTAGTCCCGTGGCCTGTGGGGTCAAGGGTAGACCCCGATCACTGCTGCCGGGCCTGACCAAGGTGGCCGGCCCGCTAGATGTGCGTCACGGCCGGGTGTTTTGGAGTTGGACACGCTGGATTCTAGTGTTGGGGCATTCTTCGGTCACATGGTTGAAGTTTTGAATGACGTTTGAACTGCTAGACCCTCCGATCTTGGCTACGGGTAAGAGCTTTGCAGAGGTCCCTGCCAAAGACACCCTGCTCCTCCTCACCCGTCCCCTCCTGTTCCTGCCTGTTGGTGAGAAGTGGGTACCGGGCTCTGTGGTCGGAGCAGACTTTAGACAGGCCGGTCTAGCGGGCAAGTGCTAGGACCCCATTTTCTTCTGGGTGTGCCCACAACAGCCTGGGAAGGCTATGGAGAGCAGGATGGGGCTTGGCGGGAGGATGCTTGCAGGCTCCGTGTTTTAAGGGGGTGGGATGCGGGTGGCAGATCACCACCAGCCTGGTGTACTTTCCCTCCCCCCGCAGGCCAGGCTGGGCCCGAGCACGCCGCCCGAGTGAGCCTCAGGTGCGCTCCACCTACTCCTGATCCTGCCCTTCATCCCGCACAGACCTGTACCACCTCCGCAAGGTCAGGCgaaggggctgggggcgggtggCCAGGAGGAGGGTCTGGATAAAGGAGCGTGGCGCACAGACAGGCTCCTACAGTACGTTTGGGGCGTTCCCTGGTGAAGAGCTTAAATTTGTTGGGCATCCAGCTCTGCGTCTGGAGTTCCAGCGCCAGGCGGTCCCCGGTCCTGCCGGGTGGGTTCCCGGGACGCTGGCTGTCCCGTCGGTTCCTTCCACCTGTGCCGGGGCCGGAAGCTCTGCCTGCTCCGTCCACCAGGGGAAGGTACGCTCCTCGGTTCCCGTGGACTCCTCCTCGTCTTCCGAGACGCCCCGCACTCCGAGGgtggcgcccccacccccgctctgcCCAAAGAAGGCGCAACTGCAGGCGGGCCCAACCCGGCCTGGGCGGCGCCCCGAAGTCCCCCGAGGTACTCTCAGGGCGCGGGGTCAGAGCGCGGGGGGGCTGTCTACCCACTGGCCCGGCCGCGCGGCAGCACTGAGCACTCGGCAAGTTTGCGCACTGGCTGCAAACCAACAGCCCCGAATACAGTTAGCAGAGGCGGAAGCATGCAGGCGGGACTCGGCGATACCGGAGGTCACACGCTCCGGCGAGAAGCAGCGGTCCGGCGCCGCTAACCCCACACGGCGGCGCACGGTCGCGGGCAGTCCCAAGGGCGGCCGCGCGAGGGCAGCACCCGCCCGCCAGCCCCGTCCCGGCGTGCCCCGCGCTGCGGCCGCGGCCGCGGAGGCGGGACTTCCGGTGCGCGGCGCTCTCGTCGCTCTGCCACTGAAGTGTCGGGGGCGGTGGCGCTGGCGGCGGCGGTGCCGGAGGGTGAGTGTGAGGGTGAGGGCGGCGGGTCCGGAGAGAGGCGGCGGTAGGAGGAGcggggctggggcccaggagaGGCGGTGGGAGGAACGGGGCCGGGGCCCGGGCTGGCCGTGGGGTTGGCGGCCTGATGCCCCGGTAGCCGCTGCCGGCTCTGCAGAGCTGCGTGACTCTTGGCTAGTTGGGGTTACACACGATTAGAGTGTAGACGGCGCTCCGTGCTGCGGATCGGGCCGAAGCGTGCTCCCGCTTGGTGGCTGCCGTTGTCCGATTTCAGCGGGAATGTTTCTGGGCTTGGTCGTTGGCTCCTAGGTCTGTGCTGTgttcctttgctcttttctctgccGCAGTTTTATTCTCCTAGGTCTCTTTCCAGCTTTCTGTCCCTTTTAGATTTCCCAGACTGGTATCATTAAGAAAGAAGGTTCTGTTCGTTCAATAGGTGCCGTGGTAGGTgctggagagggagcagggaaccTCAGGGGGCTTCGTTCCTGCTGCCCCCGTAGTGCCTGCCACCTGCATTTCCTGCACATTTGCCAGATGCTCTCTGGGCGTCTCCTGGCAGGGGAGCAGGCTGCACAGCTGAGGTCCTGACTGCCTGGGTCTCGTTCTTGTCCTCTGGTGACTTTGCCACCACAACCTGCTGTTTCTGCACTGGGTGACCAGCTCTCTTGTGGCTTGGCTCTGGGAAGACAGGCCAGGCTCTTGGGCCATGTTGGTGTCCAGGTGTCCATTGCCCTGCCCCCCTGCTGGTCACAGCCTTAGATCAGAGTGGGCAGGTCACACTCACATGGTTTCCTCACCCGCTAGAACAAACAGCGGGTGTTCGTGGggacacgggggggggggtgtcatatCACAGTCCCAGGGCTCCCCCGAGTGGGAGCGCCTGCTTTGGTCAGGCTTCTGTCATCCCCTACGGGTGTGTGTCTGCAGACTCTTGGTTCCTGAAACCTCATGATGTACTCTGGTGGCAGGTGGGAGTCATGGACGTGGACGCcgaaagagagaaaatagcaaAGGAGATTGAAGAATTAGAAAGGATCTTGGATCCCAGCTCCTCGAGTATCAGCGTGGAGGTCTCGGAGTCTGGTCTTGCACTGGATTCTGAAGCAGGTAAGCTTTCATAGGCCGTGGCTAGACCGGATCCATCTGCCCTCCGGCTCCTGGCAGCCACGGCAGGCTGCGGACCAGCCGTTACTTGCGCAAGCTGGCCTCTGCCTTTACTCCCCGCGATggtttctctccgcccctcctccacgtGCCGTGGACCTGCCGGCTGCGCCTGAGTGCCCTTTGGGGGCATCTGTGTCACTCTGTCCCAGGTGGGTGGCCGGCTGCCCTTCCCAGGAATCAGATTGTCGGCCACCTCCGTGCCGGACAGCCACCATGCTGGACAGCTGAGAGTCACCCCACAGGCTCCCCTGGGCCCCCAggcctgcccacctctccccagccccaggtgcagctctaagtctcagtttctcaGAGTTTCTGACCACGCTGGGGCCTTTCTCTCACCTACGATCAGGGCCTCTgcacctgctccccaccccccagtagCTCCAGCTCCCCCGAACGGGTCTGTTCCTGCAAGGCTTCCCCTCATTGCCCTGGCGGACCCTGTTCTCTGTGTCTTCCCTTCCTGGCTGCCCCTGCCCTTGGCTCGGGGCCTGTCCTGCCTGGTTAGTTAGTGGGTAGCATTCAGCCACCAGCCCTCAGGGAGGGAGGGTCCAGGCAATACAGTCTTGTCCTGAGGCCTTTCGGCCCTTCCCTCGCCTGTGGCTGTCAGGAAACAGCCCTGTGCTGCACCTGCCGGTCGTTTCTTTGGCGGGTATTGCATCCCATCACGTCCCCAACTTGTGTCCCCTGTGCTTGTGTTCCCACAGACTCGCTGCCTGAAGAGGACTCGGACGCTGCTGGCTCCCTGGCCTCAGTAAGTACCAGCCTGAGCTGGTGGAGCCCACCCAGGCAGTTGCCACCCTGCCAGTGGGCCCAGGAGGGCAGTGCTCTGAGCTCGTCTTGATTTTTCTGCGTGCTCGTCACTGAAGATGACGTATCCCAAAGTATTTGTCACCAAAACGGAAATTGTCCCAAGAAACGACTGTTGTTAGTAGTTGGGGATTTACGCCTGCCGACTTTCTGAGCTCTCCGTAACGTGTGTGGGTCGATCTGACGTCACGTGCGGAAGGGTCCGAGCAGGCGAGGCTGGCCCCTCgtagctccctctctctgcctcagtcctTGCAGGCACGGTCCTGGGCGGTCACACATCTGGGCCCGCTGTAGACCGAGGCACAGAAAGGAGCTCGCTctctgtggggagagagagagagagagagagatcatgatctcacagttcaggagattgagcctgtgggggtggggggggagagagagcgagcgagcgagagagctaCGAGGGGCCAGCCTCACCTGCTCGGACCCTTCCACACACGACGTCAGGTCGACCCACGCCCATTACGGGGAGCTCAGAAAGTCAAGAGGCATAAATCCCCAACTGGGCCACTCCAGTTTTTCTTGCCGCTTCTGGTTTGTTTTGGAATCTCACGTTAACCTGGAGAATTTTTACAATCcgcttttcagtttttcactgagGCAGGAGGCACAGCTTCGCTTCCTGGTTTCAACGAGCAGTGGTCCCCGTGGCATAGGCTTCCCGTAGCTCCTCACCTGCCGGGCAGCGAGCAGCCTCTTCCCGGTTCTTAGCTTTGCCGGCCCTGTGATGGCCTTCCTCACTCATGTTCTTGCTCACTGTCCCCTGCCGGGGGCGGAGGCCCGTGGGCCCGTTCTGAACTTCAGGTTCACCAGAAACATTTATCGTGGAAAGTGAAAAGCGCTCACGTCGTcacgcctccccccaccccccgagacGTTCCTCCAGACATTGATTTTCTCGTGTCCTTGATTGTGGCCTGTGCACACGCTGTACGTGGCCACAACCCTTGTTGGCCCAGTGATGGGCACGAGCTCAGAGGCTGCTTGTGCTGCCCGCGTCACGGGGGGCGGGTCTGCAGGCCCCCCCGCCTCACCCGTAGTTCCCTGCTTGTGACCAggaagaggagaggtggggagaggccagcAATGGCGAGGACGACCCCAAGAAGACCCTCCCTGAAGACCCGGAGACCTGCCTGCAGTTGAACATGGTCTACCAGGAGGTCATCCAGGAGAGGCTGGCGGAGGTCAGCCTCCTGCTGGCCCAGAACCGGGAGCAGCAGGTAGGATGGGCCCTCAGCACCCCCGtggccaggcaccccaggactggTGCTTCTGGTTACGTCTGCTCCCTGGCTGCCCCGGTCGCCTTCTCCACAAGGGCACCGCTGCTGCCTGGCCCCAGATGGGCTCCCTGTGTCTGTCACAGGAGGAGATCATGTGTGACCTGGCAGGGTCCAAAGGGCCCAAGGTGAAAGACGGCAAGAGTCTGCCCCCGAATCTGTACATAGGGCACTTCATGAAGCCCTACTTCAAGGACAGGGTCACCGGAGTGGTGAGTAGCCGGGGCTCCACTGTCAcccgtgagggaggggcaggctgtgTGGGAAGGGGCTCTTCTCCCAGCACCTGCTGTGGGTGTTGTCTGTTCCCTCGTGTT
Above is a window of Panthera tigris isolate Pti1 chromosome D4, P.tigris_Pti1_mat1.1, whole genome shotgun sequence DNA encoding:
- the ENTR1 gene encoding endosome-associated-trafficking regulator 1, with the protein product MAGYARRPGVPPLSRARSLVIPDAPAFCERRSCLPQLDCERPHGRDLDSHFFGIRPTFMCYVPSPVLASVGDTDFGYGKGKCTKQGPPGAQETHFGDDKLEDLAEANPFSFKEFLKTKNLGLSGEDTANNRVYSKEPTRHPLGLGRNSPTPQTVGYGLEYQQPFFEDPTGAGDLLDEDEDEDEGWNGAYLPSSVEQTRSLGGAASTSPCSTYVSFFSTPSELVGPEALPPWTLSDSDSRASPAGSPSADFAAPGESLGDRHLRTLQISYEALKDENSKLRRKLTEVQSFSETQTEMVRTLERKLEAKMIKEESDYRDLESVVQQVEQNLELMTKRAVKAENHILKLKQEISLLQAQVSNFKRENEALRSGQGASLTIVKHNTDVALQNLRVVMNNAHSSIKQLVSGAETLNLVAEILKSIDRISEIQDEEEES